In the Prochlorococcus marinus CUG1438 genome, TCTTGTTGATGAAAGCAATAAAGGAATACCAATATCAATAAGCCAGCCTGATAAAGAAAGTTCGATTGAATTTGGTAATTTAGCTCAATTAATTAAAAATCAATTTCTTAATAAATAATTGATGTTTAAGGGGATTTCTTCATCACAAACTAGAGGGTTTATCCCCAAAAAAGATAATATTGGTAGACGATTTTTATTTTCTCCACTGTTATTGATTCCTCTATTTTTAGTTATTATTTCAGGGGTATTAATAAAAAGTATTCAGGAAGATTTCTTAGTATCTAATTATTCTAGTCATATATTAACTGGTTTCATTGGCTATTTTTTGGCATTTTTTATTTCTTATATACCTTTGGAGAGAATTAAAAAGTATTTAATACCATTTTATATATGTACTTTAATATCCTTATTTCTGATTTATTTTTTTGGGATTACAATTTCTGGAGCCCAAAGATGGTTAAATTTTGGAATTTTTTCATTTCAACCTTCAGAAGTAGCTAAATTGAGTACAGTATTAACTCTTGCTCTAGTTCTCGACAAAAAAATAATTTCATCAATAAGAGATTTATTACTGCCATTGTTGGTAGTCATCTTACCTTGGATATTAATTTTTTTTCAACCAGACTTAGGTACCTCTTTGGTTTTATTGGTTTTGACGGGTGTGATGCTTTATTGGTCGCAAATGCCGATAGAGTGGATTTTGATATTAGTTTTTTGTATTTTTACTTCTATTTTTTATTTAACCTTGCCCAAAATTCTCATTTTTTGGATCCCATTAGTAGGATATCTCGCCTATAGATCTTCGAAAAAGAAAATTATTTGTTCTTTTCTAGCTATTTCTTTTCATGTATTGGTTGCGAAACTAACACCAATTTTGTGGCAATATGGTCTAAAAGGATATCAAAAAGATAGATTAGTTTTGTTTTTAGATCCAAATAGAGATCCTTTAGGAGGTGGATATCATTTAATACAAAGTAAAATTGCAATTGGTTCTGGAGGTTTTTTTGGCACTGGTTTGTTAAGAGGCAAGCTGACTAATTTGCAATTTATACCAGAGCAACATACTGATTTTATATTTAGTGCCTTAGGAGAAGAGTTAGGTTTTTTGGGATGCACGATAGTTTTATTTTTGTTCTTTTTACTTATTAAAAAACTTATTAATATTGCAAAAAGTGCTAGGAGTGATTTCGAATCTCTAATTGTTGTTGGAATCGCGACAACTTTTTTATTCCAAATAATTATTAACTTATTTATGACAATAGGATTAGGACCAGTTACTGGAATTCCTCTTCCTTTTATGAGTTATGGTAGAACATCTTTGTTAATTAATTTTATTTCTATTGGATTGGTCTTATCCATTATGAAACGCTCTAGATCACTGAAAAATTGATGCAATCACAAATAACTATAAAAAAAATTCAAGACCTTTTGATTAAAGGAGTTCAACCTATTTATGTGGATGATGAAACCTCAAAAAGAATGTGGTGGGCCTCTCTAGAAGTTATTCAAAAAGATTTTCTATCTCAGAATTATAAATACGGCGGTGTTTGGGTTTCTTCCCCTCTGCCAGCTCTTAATGATAAAAGATTTTTTAATCAACTTCATGGATGGCTTTGGGCACCTGAGGGGTTTCCATATTTCAAAAGAGAAAATGCAGGTTTTTTACCAACCAATAATTCAGATAGGATAAAAAAAGATGTTGATTTAATTACTAATTATAAAGTTTTAAATATTAGCCAAAAAGATGGTTATGCCCCTTTTTTGATGATAATTACCCCGAATTTTCAGTGCATATTATCAATTTTAGGAGAAAAAGATAAGAAAATTTTATTAATGAAATGTGATGAAGAGAGCTTAAAAATATCAATTGAGTTAATACATGCGAAATTAAATCAAGAGAATTACGAGGAAGGAGTTAAATTTCGCACTTCAATCAATAAGTTAGGAAATCTAAATATGAATAATCAATTTGAAAAAAACTTTTGGCCAATACTTTCTACAAAACTTGCAAAGCTGGCCCCGAGCCGTAACGTATACAATTCCGTTAAAAACGACGAAAAAAATGTGCAAATTTCTGAAGCTAAGTTATTACGTGCAATTTCTCATGAAGTAAGAACACCTTTAGCAACAATAAGAACTCTTTTAAGTTCTACTTTAAAAAAATATAATATGGATGAATCAATGAGAAATCGCTTAATTGAGATAGACAATGAATGTAACGAACAAATTGATAGGTTTGGCTTGATCTTTAATGCAGCAGAGTTAGTAAGTAATGAAGTCCCTTCATTGAATAATTTGGCAAAAATAAATTTAGTTGAAATTTTTAAAAAACTATCTCCTGTGTGGAATAAACAATTAAATCGACGTGGGATTTCTTTAAAAATTGACATTCCGAATCAACTTCCGCAAATTTTAAGTAATTCTGAAAAATTAGAATTAATGTTGAGGGGATTAATTGATAAAAATACTAGAGGATTAAAAGAAGGAAGTACATTAATTTTAGAATTAAGACCAGCTGGTCAAAAACTCAAGCTTCAACTAAAAGTACAAAAGTTAGGTAGTAATCAAAATGAAATTCAAAAAAAAGATAATGGTTCTGATATTGGTCCTGTTTTAAATTGGGATCCTCAAACAGGTAGTTTACAACTAAGTCAAAACGCCACTCAAAAGTTATTAGCAAGTTTAGGAGGGTATGTCACAAATAGACGGGATACAGGTTTGACAGTATTCTTTCCGATTTCTGTTTAAAAATGAAATCAAAAAAGTTTTGCATTTATTAAATAATGTAGAAAAACCTTATCAATTTTGAATTTTGTAAAATATGAATGCTAATTTCTTATTAGAAATAACTCAAAATTTAGGATGACTGAAACTTTAGTTGGTCAATTTCCAAAGCATATAGGAAGTACTGGTGGTTTATTAAACTCAGCAGAAACCGAAGAAAAATATGCAATTGTATGGAAAAGTTCAAAAGAACAAGCATTTGAATTACCCACTGGGGGCGCCGCCATAATGCATGAAGGCGATAACTTAATGTACTTTGCAAGAAAAGAACAGTGTCTTGCACTAGGAACACAATTAAGAGCTTTCAAACCAAGGATTGAGGACTTTAAGATCTATAGAATTTTTCCAGGTGGTGATGTTGAATTCCTGCATCCCAAGGATGGTGTTTTCCCTGAGAAAGTAAATGAGGGAAGAGAAAAAGTCGGCCATAACCCTAGAAGAATAGGGGAGAATCCTAATCCAGCTGGCTTGAAATTTACTACTAAGAACACTTTTGATTAAATTCCTTAAAGTTGATATAAAGGAAAAATATAATTATAATTTGGGTTGACGTTACAAGTATGATCAGCTCACAGAAAGATAGTTTTTTCAAGGCTTACAAAGAAGGTAAAAATTTTATACCTATTACTCAAACTTGGCCAGCAGATTTGGAGACCCCATTATCAACATGGTTAAAATTATCTGAAAAAGATTCACACGGGGTTTTTCTTGAATCTGTCGAGGGTGGTGAGAATTTGGGTAGGTGGAGTATTGTTGCTACCAAACCTCTTTGGGAAGCAGTTTGTCATGGAGAAGAAATTGTCAAAACTTGGAATACTGGAAAAAAGGAAATATTGAAAGGGGATCCCTTTAATATTTTAAGAAATTGGACAAAGGAATATAAGTCATCTATGGTTGATGAATTGCCATCAATTGGACAGTTATATGGCTCTTGGGGTTATGAACTAATTAATCAAATAGAACCTAGCGTTCCGATAAATAAAATACAAGAAAGTAATATACCTTATGGTTCCTGGATGTTTTTTGATCAATTAGTTGTTTTTGATCAAATAAAAAGGTGTATAACCGCAGTAATATATGCGGATACAGCTTCTTCAAACGAATCTTCTGTTGAGTCAGTTTATTTAGATTCAATTTCTAAAATCAAGAAAATTAGAAATTTAATGAAAGTTCCTCTGAAAGAGAATGATTTTTTAGATTGGAACGAGAATGAGAATTTGAATTTAAATATTAATAGTAATTGGGAGAAAAAAGATTTTGAAGATGCAGTCCTTTCTGCAAAACAATATATAAGAAAAGGAGATATATTCCAAATAGTTATTAGTCAAAGATTCCAAACTCAGGTCGCTCATGATCCCTTTAATTTATATAGAAGTTTAAGGATGGTTAATCCGTCTCCTTATATGTCATTTTTTGATTTTGGATCTTGGTATTTGATAGGTTCCAGTCCTGAAGTTATGGTTAAGGCAGAAAAAAATAAAAATAGTCAGATTATTGCGAGTTTAAGACCAATAGCAGGAACAAGACCTAGAGGTAATGATCCTGAGCAAGATTTAAAACTAGAAAAGGATCTATTAAAAGATCCAAAAGAGATAGCAGAGCACGTAATGCTAATTGATCTTGGAAGAAATGATCTAGGAAGAGTTTGTGAAATTGGTACTGTTGAGGTTAAAGACTTAATGGTAATTGAAAAATATTCACACGTTATGCATATAGTGAGTGAAGTTGAAGGAATTTTAAAAAATAATACTGATGTATGGGACTTGTTAAAGGCAAGTTTCCCCGCTGGAACAGTAACTGGAGCACCAAAAATACGAGCTATGCAATTGATTAAACAGTTTGAGAAAGATGCTAGAGGTCCATATGCTGGTGTTTACGGCTCGATTGATATTAATGGGGCTCTAAATACGGCAATTACAATAAGAACTATGATAGTTGAACCTTCAAAAGATGGGAAATATACTGTATCAGTACAAGCAGGGGCTGGAATAGTTGCTGACTCCTCTCCTGAAAATGAATATCAAGAGACAATTAATAAAGCTAAGGGAATACTCAAAGCATTAGCCTGTTTGGATAAATAAATGAGTCAAAATAATCTTTATAAGGGTTTTGAAGTGGAACTTTTTACAGGTTCTTTTGATACTCATATTGGAATATCAGCTGAAGTTGCAAAAATTTTTTCTAATTTTGTAAAAGAGCCAGATAACAGAAATGTTGAATATATAACAACACCTGAAAAAGACTATAGATACTTATACGAGAAATTAATAACTCCAAGAAAAGATTTAAGACAATGGTTAAAAACTAAAGGTTTAACAATTATTCCTTCATCCACACTTTGTTTCAAACACGATACTCAATTTCAACGATCTGAAATTGAGAATGTTTATCATCAATTTATACAAGATAATTATGGAATCTCTATAGCCACTTCAAGCGTCCATATAAATATAGGAATAGAGAACTTAGATAAGCTTTTTGCTGCTATTAGACTAATAAGATCTGAGGCTGCTTTGTATCTATCTATAAGTGCCAGCTCACCCTTTTTAAATAATATAATTACAAAAAATCACTCTCAGAGATGGATTCAGTTTCCTAAAACTCCAAGTAAAGTTCCATTTTTTATCAATCATAATTCTTATATAGATTGGATCGAGGAAAATATAGCTAATAAAAATATGCAGAATATCAGGCATTTTTGGTCTTCAATCAGACCAAATGGACCCAAGAGGCCTTTAGTACTTGATCGTTTGGAATTAAGAATTTGTGATTACGTTCATGACATTGATTTGCTGTTGGGGATAACTGCTATGTTAGAACTGAGGATTTTACAGCTTTTTGAAAATATAAATACTTTAGATCCCCTTAATGCCAGTATTTTTTCTCTAGATGAATTATCTGAAATATGTGACACAAATGAAATTAATGCCGCTAAGAATAGCTTAAATTCAGAGTTAATTAGTTGGCAAGATGGAAAAAAAGTTATTTGTAGAGAATGGATTAAAAACTTATTATCAGATTTATCATCCACAGCCGAAAAATTTCATATGAAACATCTTTTGGCACCTATCTATAAAGTGCTTGAAGAAGGTAATCAATCCATGAAATGGGTAAATCAATATGAAAAAGGTCTTTCTATTGAGCAAATAATGAAAATTACTATCGGTGATATGATCAAGAATGAAGATAGGGGTATTTGATTATTTAAACAAACATTTGATCTGAACATTTTTACTTGTGACATAATGGATACATGGAATCTTTTAAAAAGAATAAAACTAATAACGTGGATCTTGTAAGTAATAATGATCCACTTGATAAAAATCGTCTTTTAATAGAAGATCTATGGGAATCTGTGCTAAGAGAAGAATGCCCTGAGGAACAGGCAGAGAGACTTATTCAACTTAAAGAACTTAGTTATTCAAAACAAATTGATAGTGATAGTTCAAAAAATTTAAAAAATGAGATAGTTGATATTGTTAATTCTATGGATTTGGCAGAATCAATAGCAGCAGCAAGAGCGTTTTCATTATATTTTCAACTAGTGAATATTTTAGAACAAAGAGTTGAAGAAGATAGATATATTCAAAGCTTTACAAATCAGAATGTTCAAAAATCTCCTGATAATCTTGATCCTTTTGCACCAGCATTGGCGAGGCAAAATGCTCCAGTAACTTTTAGAGAATTGTTTTATAGGCTTAGAAAACTAAATGTCCCGCCGGGAAAATTAGAAGAGTTGTTGCAGGAAATAGATATTCGTCTAGTTTTTACTGCACATCCTACTGAGATAGTAAGACATACGATTAGACATAAGCAAACTAGAGTTGCAAATTTGTTAAAAAAAATACAGGTTGAGCAATTTCTAACAAAAGAAGAAAAATATTCTCTTAAAACCCAACTTAAAGAAGAAGTAAGACTTTGGTGGAGAACAGATGAATTACATCAATTTAAACCTTCAGTTCTTGATGAAGTTGATTATGCCTTGCATTATTTTAAGCAAGTTTTGTTTAATGCAATGCCGATATTGAGAGGCAGAATAGCTGAAGCACTTAACGAAAACTATCCAGATGTTCAAATGCCTTCTGAATCTTTTTGTAACTTTGGTTCTTGGGTCGGCTCTGATCGGGATGGTAATCCATCGGTGACTCCAGATATAACTTGGAGGACGGCTTGTTATCAAAGGCAATTAATGTTGGAAAGATATATTATCGCAGTTTCTAATCTTAGAGATCAATTAAGTGTATCTATGCAGTGGAGTCAAGTAAGTTCTTCTCTATTAGAGTCATTAGAAACAGATAGAGTTAAGTTTCCCGAAATTTATGAAGCTAGGGCGACAAGATATAGATCAGAGCCTTACAGATTGAAATTGAGTTACATATTAGAAAAATTGAGATTAACTCAAGAAAGAAATAATTTATTAGCAGATAGTGGTTGGAAATTTGATTTAGAGGGGGATATTGATGTTAAAAATATAGATAAAGTTGAGAATTTATATTACAAATCAGTGAATGAATTTACATATGATCTCGAACTTATTAAAAATAGCCTGATCAGTACAGATTTAAATTGCGAGGCAGTAAACACCTTACTTACTCAGGTTCATATTTTTGGATTTTCTTTAGCAAGTTTAGATATTCGACAAGAAAGTACAAGACATAG is a window encoding:
- the rodA gene encoding rod shape-determining protein RodA, yielding MFKGISSSQTRGFIPKKDNIGRRFLFSPLLLIPLFLVIISGVLIKSIQEDFLVSNYSSHILTGFIGYFLAFFISYIPLERIKKYLIPFYICTLISLFLIYFFGITISGAQRWLNFGIFSFQPSEVAKLSTVLTLALVLDKKIISSIRDLLLPLLVVILPWILIFFQPDLGTSLVLLVLTGVMLYWSQMPIEWILILVFCIFTSIFYLTLPKILIFWIPLVGYLAYRSSKKKIICSFLAISFHVLVAKLTPILWQYGLKGYQKDRLVLFLDPNRDPLGGGYHLIQSKIAIGSGGFFGTGLLRGKLTNLQFIPEQHTDFIFSALGEELGFLGCTIVLFLFFLLIKKLINIAKSARSDFESLIVVGIATTFLFQIIINLFMTIGLGPVTGIPLPFMSYGRTSLLINFISIGLVLSIMKRSRSLKN
- a CDS encoding HAMP domain-containing histidine kinase; the protein is MQSQITIKKIQDLLIKGVQPIYVDDETSKRMWWASLEVIQKDFLSQNYKYGGVWVSSPLPALNDKRFFNQLHGWLWAPEGFPYFKRENAGFLPTNNSDRIKKDVDLITNYKVLNISQKDGYAPFLMIITPNFQCILSILGEKDKKILLMKCDEESLKISIELIHAKLNQENYEEGVKFRTSINKLGNLNMNNQFEKNFWPILSTKLAKLAPSRNVYNSVKNDEKNVQISEAKLLRAISHEVRTPLATIRTLLSSTLKKYNMDESMRNRLIEIDNECNEQIDRFGLIFNAAELVSNEVPSLNNLAKINLVEIFKKLSPVWNKQLNRRGISLKIDIPNQLPQILSNSEKLELMLRGLIDKNTRGLKEGSTLILELRPAGQKLKLQLKVQKLGSNQNEIQKKDNGSDIGPVLNWDPQTGSLQLSQNATQKLLASLGGYVTNRRDTGLTVFFPISV
- a CDS encoding anthranilate synthase component I family protein; amino-acid sequence: MISSQKDSFFKAYKEGKNFIPITQTWPADLETPLSTWLKLSEKDSHGVFLESVEGGENLGRWSIVATKPLWEAVCHGEEIVKTWNTGKKEILKGDPFNILRNWTKEYKSSMVDELPSIGQLYGSWGYELINQIEPSVPINKIQESNIPYGSWMFFDQLVVFDQIKRCITAVIYADTASSNESSVESVYLDSISKIKKIRNLMKVPLKENDFLDWNENENLNLNINSNWEKKDFEDAVLSAKQYIRKGDIFQIVISQRFQTQVAHDPFNLYRSLRMVNPSPYMSFFDFGSWYLIGSSPEVMVKAEKNKNSQIIASLRPIAGTRPRGNDPEQDLKLEKDLLKDPKEIAEHVMLIDLGRNDLGRVCEIGTVEVKDLMVIEKYSHVMHIVSEVEGILKNNTDVWDLLKASFPAGTVTGAPKIRAMQLIKQFEKDARGPYAGVYGSIDINGALNTAITIRTMIVEPSKDGKYTVSVQAGAGIVADSSPENEYQETINKAKGILKALACLDK
- a CDS encoding photosystem I reaction center subunit II — its product is MTETLVGQFPKHIGSTGGLLNSAETEEKYAIVWKSSKEQAFELPTGGAAIMHEGDNLMYFARKEQCLALGTQLRAFKPRIEDFKIYRIFPGGDVEFLHPKDGVFPEKVNEGREKVGHNPRRIGENPNPAGLKFTTKNTFD
- the gshA gene encoding glutamate--cysteine ligase; translation: MSQNNLYKGFEVELFTGSFDTHIGISAEVAKIFSNFVKEPDNRNVEYITTPEKDYRYLYEKLITPRKDLRQWLKTKGLTIIPSSTLCFKHDTQFQRSEIENVYHQFIQDNYGISIATSSVHINIGIENLDKLFAAIRLIRSEAALYLSISASSPFLNNIITKNHSQRWIQFPKTPSKVPFFINHNSYIDWIEENIANKNMQNIRHFWSSIRPNGPKRPLVLDRLELRICDYVHDIDLLLGITAMLELRILQLFENINTLDPLNASIFSLDELSEICDTNEINAAKNSLNSELISWQDGKKVICREWIKNLLSDLSSTAEKFHMKHLLAPIYKVLEEGNQSMKWVNQYEKGLSIEQIMKITIGDMIKNEDRGI